In one Lolium rigidum isolate FL_2022 chromosome 3, APGP_CSIRO_Lrig_0.1, whole genome shotgun sequence genomic region, the following are encoded:
- the LOC124704078 gene encoding phragmoplastin DRP1C-like: protein MATMGSLIGLVNRIQQACTVLGDYGGGGGGGGGSLWDSLPSVAVVGGQSSGKSSVLESIVGRDFLPRGSGIVTRMPLVLQLHKTEGGTEYAEFLHLPRKRFTDFAAVRQEISDHTDRITGKSKAISNKPIQLSIYSPHVVNLTLIDLPGLTKVAVEGQPESIVQDIENMVRSYVDKPNSIILAISPANQDIATSDAIKLAKEVDPSGDRTFGVVTKLDLMDKGTNAVDVLEGRSYRLQHPWVGVVNRSQADINKSVDMLAARRKEQEYFQSSPDYGHLAHKMGAEYLAKLLSEHLEAVIKAKIPSIISMINKTVDEIEAELDRLGRPIGGDAGAQLYTILDMCRAFDRVFKEHLDGGRPGGDRIYGVFDHQLPAALKKLPFDKHLSLQNVRKVISEADGYQPHLIAPEQGYRRLIDSSLSYFRGPAEASVDAVHLVLKELVRRSIAATEELKRFPTLQSDIAAAANESLERFREDGRKTVIRLVDMEASYLTVEFFRKLPTEPDKGANNNTPANDRYQDNHLRRIGSNVSSYIGMVCDTLRNTIPKAVVHCQVKEAKRNLLNRFYAHVGSKEKKQLSAMLDEDPGLMEKRDSLVKKLELYKSARNEIDSVAWK, encoded by the exons ATGGCGACGATGGGGAGCCTGATCGGGCTGGTGAACCGGATCCAGCAGGCCTGCACCGTGCTCGGCGActacgggggcggcggcggcggcggcgggggctcccTCTGGGACTCGCtcccctccgtcgccgtcgtcggaggCCAG AGTTCCGGGAAGTCGTCCGTGCTCGAGAGCATTGTCGGGAGGGACTTCCTGCCTCGTGGATCTG GAATTGTGACGAGGATGCCGCTCGTGCTGCAGCTCCACAAGACGGAGGGTGGCACGGAGTACGCCGagttcctccacctcccgcgCAAGCGGTTCACTGACTTTG CCGCTGTTAGGCAAGAGATTTCCGATCACACTGATCGCATTACTGGAAAATCAAAAGCAATATCAAATAAGCCTATCCAGTTGAGTATATATTCTCCACATG TTGTTAACTTGACACTTATCGATCTTCCTGGACTGACAAAGGTTGCAGTAG AGGGGCAGCCAGAATCTATTGTCCAAGATATTGAAAACATGGTCCGATCTTATGTTGACAAG CCAAACTCTATCATATTGGCCATCTCTCCAGCAAACCAAGATATAGCAACATCAGATGCCATCAAGCTTGCTAAGGAAGTTGATCCTTCAG GTGACAGGACCTTTGGAGTCGTGACCAAACTTGATTTGATGGACAAGGGCACCAACGCTGTTGAT GTACTTGAAGGGAGGTCGTATCGCCTGCAGCACCCCTGGGTGGGCGTTGTCAACCGTTCACAGGCTGATATCAACAAAAGTGTTGACATGCTTGCAGCACGTCGCAAAGAACAAGAGTACTTTCAAAGTAGTCCTGATTATGGTCACTTGGCACATAAAATGGGTGCTGAGTATCTTGCTAAGCTTCTGTCAGAG CATTTAGAGGCTGTAATCAAAGCAAAAATTCCAAGTATTATATCAATGATTAACAAGACAGTCGATGAAATTGAAGCCGAATTGGATCGACTTGGTAGGCCAATTGGAGGTGACGCTGGG GCGCAACTATATACGATATTGGATATGTGCCGTGCATTTGACCGTGTTTTTAAAGAGCACTTAGATGGCGG CCGACCAGGTGGAGATCGCATTTATGGTGTCTTTGACCATCAATTGCCTGCAGCACTGAAAAAGCTTCCATTCGATAAACATCTTTCATTGCAAAATGTTCGAAAAGTCATTTCTGAAGCTGATGGTTACCAGCCCCATTTGATTGCCCCTGAGCAAGGTTACAGAAGACTTATTGATAGTTCACTCAGCTACTTTAGGGGTCCAGCTGAAGCTTCAGTTGACGCG GTCCATTTGGTATTGAAGGAGCTTGTCCGGAGATCGATTGCAGCAACAGAG GAATTGAAACGTTTCCCAACGCTTCAATCAGATATAGCTGCTGCAGCCAATGAAAGCCTGGAAAGATTCCGTGAGGATGGCAGAAAGACGGTTATTCGTCTAGTTGACATGGAGGCCAGTTACCTAACAGTTGAATTCTTCCGGAAACTTCCCACTGAACCAGATAAAGGGGCTAACAATAACACTCCAGCCAACGACAGATATCAGGACAACCATCTCAGAAGAATTG GGTCAAATGTATCATCTTACATTGGCATGGTTTGCGATACATTGAGAAACACGATTCCAAAAGCCGTTGTACATTGTCAAGTGAAGGAGGCAAAAAGAAACTTGCTGAACCGTTTCTATGCTCATGTGGGAAGCAAAGAG AAGAAGCAGCTGAGCGCGATGTTGGACGAAGATCCTGGTTTGATGGAGAAGAGGGATTCTCTTGTCAAGAAGCTCGAGCTGTACAAATCTGCGAGGAATGAGATCGACTCGGTTGCATGGAAATGA
- the LOC124704077 gene encoding threonine dehydratase 1 biosynthetic, chloroplastic, which produces MEYLTAVLTSRVYDVADETPLELATKLSERLGIDLRIKREDLQPVFSFKLRGAYNMMAKLSQQQLDNGVICSSAGNHAQGVALSARKLGCDAVIVMPVTTPEIKWRSVERLGATVVLKGDSYDEAQSYAKLRCEQEGRTFIPPFDHPDIIAGQGTVGMEIVRQLQGPLHAIFVPVGGGGLIAGIAAYVKRVRPEVKIIGVEPSDANAMALSLWHDQRVMLEHVGGFADGVAVKVVGEETFRLCRELVDGIVLVSRDAICASIKDMFEENRNILEPAGALALAGAEAYCKYYGLKGETVVAISSGANMNFDRLRLVTELADVGRKREAVLATFLPEEQGSFKKFAELVGRMNITEFKYRYDSNGKEALVLYSVGIYTDHELTAMVERMESSDLKTVNLTNNDLAKDHLRYFIGGRSEVKDELVYRFIFPERPGTLMQFLDALSPRWNISLFHYRAQGETGANVLVGIQVPPEDLDEFRSRADNLGYEYMSEMNNEIYHLLLRNPKV; this is translated from the exons ATGGAGTACCTGACCGCCGTCCTCACCTCCCGCGtctacgacgtcgccgacgagacGCCGCTCGAGCTCGCCACCAAGCTCTCCGAGCGCCTCGGGATCGACCTCCGCATCAAGCGCGAGGACCTGCAGCCG GTTTTCTCATTCAAGTTGAGAGGTGCATATAATATGATGGCAAAGCTCTCCCAACAGCAGTTGGACAACGGTGTCATCTGCTCTTCTGCCGGAAACCATGCTCAAGGAGTTGCTCTTTCTGCCCGGAAACTGGGCTGTGACGCTGTTATTGTCATGCCTGTGACAACACCAGAAATCAAG TGGCGATCAGTGGAGAGATTGGGTGCGACGGTCGTTCTCAAGGGAGACTCATATGACGAAGCTCAGTCATATGCAAAACTACGATGTGAGCAGGAAGGCCGCACATTCATACCTCCGTTTGACCATCCAGACATCATAGCTGGACAAGGAACTGTTGGCATGGAAATTGTTCGCCAGTTGCAAGGCCCATTGCATGCAATATTTGTACCTGTGGGAGGTGGTGGATTAATTGCTGGAATTGCTGCCTATGTGAAACGGGTCCGCCCTGAG GTAAAGATAATTGGAGTGGAACCCTCAGATGCAAATGCCATGGCATTGTCCTTGTGGCATGATCAAAGGGTCATGTTAGAACATGTTGGAGGGTTTGCTGATGGTGTAGCTGTCAAAGTTGTAGGGGAGGAGACATTTCGCTTGTGTCGAGAACTTGTAGATGGCATTGTCCTAGTCAGCCGAGATGCTATTTGTGCTTCGATAAAG GATATGTTTGAGGAGAACAGGAATATCCTTGAACCAGCTGGGGCCCTTGCCTTGGCAGGGGCTGAAGCATACTGCAAATACTACGGTTTGAAAGGAGAAACTGTGGTTGCAATAAGTAGTGGGGCAAATATGAACTTTGATAGACTTAGATTAGTAACTGAGCTTGCTGATGTTGGTCGGAAAAGAGAAGCGGTGCTAGCTACATTTTTGCCAGAGGAGCAGGGAAGCTTCAAAAAGTTTGCAGAACTG GTTGGTCGGATGAATATCACTGAATTCAAATACAGATATGACTCTAATGGAAAAGAAGCCCTTGTTCTTTACAG CGTTGGGATCTATACCGATCATGAGCTTACAGCAATGGTGGAACGAATGGAATCGTCAGACCTTAAGACTGTAAACCTTACTAACAATGATCTCGCAAAAGATCACCTAAGATACTTC ATTGGAGGCAGGTCAGAAGTAAAAGACGAACTTGTCTACCGGTTCATTTTCCCAGAAAGGCCAGGTACTCTTATGCAATTTTTGGATGCGTTGAGCCCTCGTTGGAATATCAGCCTTTTCCATTACCGTGCACAG GGCGAAACCGGAGCAAATGTATTAGTTGGCATACAAGTGCCACCAGAGGACCTTGACGAATTCAGGAGTCGTGCTGACAATCTTGGGTATGAATACATGTCTGAGATGAACAATGAGATCTATCATCTCCTTTTGCGCAACCCCAAGGTCTGA
- the LOC124697231 gene encoding uncharacterized protein LOC124697231, with the protein MATATATAVSPSPSLRPCLPRRQHHHNRALPRLPFRQRPCVLTAGDRWTCGARRRVRYEEEDEDDEEEYGHNEEMARLEAYSEGARGQALLVNAAVDGELEVVLVFKGFSSSLSGRTAPDPAMSVLPERAVIQSVDVVEGPFDPSNIEYIEKDVPWEEFKSRLQ; encoded by the exons ATGGCCACTGCCACCGCCACGGCCGTCTCCCCGTCGCCGTCCCTCCGCCCGTGCCTCCCGCGGCGCCAGCACCACCACAACCGCGCGCTCCCGCGCCTCCCATTCCGGCAGCGGCCGTGCGTCCTGACCGCCGGCGACCGGTGGACGTGCGGCGCCAGGAGGCGGGTGCggtacgaggaagaggacgaagacgatgaggaggagtacgggcACAACGAGGAGATGGCGCGGCTGGAGGCGTACAGCGAGGGAGCCCGCGGCCAGGCGCTCCTGGTGAATGCCGCCGTCGACGGCGAGCTGGAGGTCGTGCTCGTCTTCAAG GGCTTCTCGTCGAGCTTGAGCGGGAGGACGGCGCCGGACCCGGCCATGAGCGTGCTCCCGGAGAGGGCGGTAATACAGTCGGTGGATGTGGTGGAGGGGCCATTTGACCCCAGCAACATCGAGTATATCGAGAAGGATGTGCCATGGGAAGAGTTCAAGAGCCGCCTTCAATAG